In Carassius gibelio isolate Cgi1373 ecotype wild population from Czech Republic chromosome A10, carGib1.2-hapl.c, whole genome shotgun sequence, the DNA window ttaacatccatggaatctttacattacacaaaaggttctttacagtggaaaaaaGCTCTTTAGATTATTCAAAGGTTCTTCACTTTTAAGAACTTCACTCAAAAATGGTCTATCTATGTGAAAAACACCCATTTGGAGCCGTGGAGTGTTTCTGTAATGGGAGGCACATTTAACTCTAAATTCTTGCTCAAAACTACCAAAAAGAGCTTGTCTATGTGCACAATGTTTAGAGGTAGTTACAGAAATTTCGCCAGCCAGCAACCACAAATTACCAGCACATGTTGAGTCATTTTAATGATGTCACAAGTCTTGAACTTGCAGACACTGCAGCCTCCCGTCCCATGCCTGACcggtgcacgtgtgtgtgtgtgtgtaggatggGGTCAGGGAGGGATAGTTGTGTCTGAGCGGGTCAGGTCCTCGGCGCCTCTGACGCCTCATCGCTGAGAGACGAGGAATGGTGCCGAGTGAAACCTCCCGTCTGCTTCTTCACTCTCAGACAGTAATACTGCTGAGCCAAGTGCTCCGGCTGATACAGTGAGAGTTCCTCTGTGAAAGAAGCCTTGCCTCTCTGCTGTTGTCTTTGTCTAACATATATCCTAACTGATCTCTTTCTCTTGTTGACTCATTTAAATCATTTCCCccgccagtaaaaaaaaaacaaaaaaacaaaaaaaaaaacacttacattttcatgtaatacTTATGAAGTTTATAGATATGATGCAAACAAAATTCAAGTTATATTTTGGACTGCACCTTGCATAAGGACATGAAGTAGGTGGGATAATTGTGTAGCAATTATCTGACTGATTTTCTGGAGCTGGGTAATTTTACAGCATGCTGATGTTATGTGTAATGTTCTAATAAAAGTTGacaaagttgtgtgtgtgtgtgtgtgtgtgtgtgtttactaaaCTAAATAATGTctaatgaaaaaattaagtaactttcacttaataatttacaaataatatgcattgtgatttttttaaataaaagtaactgataataaatacaatttcacaatGTCAAAATGCAGTCTTGGCTGCAGACAAATACTTTCCTGATACTTATTTATcctatgtattaattaatttattttatagatagatagatagatagatagatagatagatagatagatagatagatagatagatagattatttattgtttaaaagatAAATTGTATAACTTTTCAATCTTCGCGATATCTAATGAATTTTAAATATAGTTAAAGAATTGATTTTGATGTTCTttaattctataaaatatatattttaaaataattatacagtataatataatatatccatTTTGTATTATAAGAAACGTTCTGCACAAAATATGAGTTATGAAAGTATGCAATTCTTATTTGACACTGGCAGTGTACTATTTATTTCTTacacatttctataaaataattcGATTAAAACGCGGAGGATGGGAATTTTGTTCATATTTGTGTAGTTATCCTACCACAAGTTATGTGCTACGGCGCGTCATTTTCAGTCTGAGAAAATCAGTAAGAACTCGTAAGAAATGTTTATGACTTGTATTGTTGGTGCTCCACTTTCAATTTTCGGATTGATTTGGAAATATGTGATCTTGTTTGGGCAAGTCCGTGAGGGCATGTCAAACGCATTGAAATGGAAATTAGATCCATCGAATCGTCCAACTAATAGACCGCTGTTCACACATCCACTATCTGttcattaaaataacaatttatccGTGCAGGGCAAAAACACAGGTCCTGACATGTCAGATCGATCAGatgtttaaaagtaataaaactcCTGAAAAGTAAATATATAACCCTATATGCCTTTGTagactatacagtatatatatattcgcGATAAACagccaacataaaaaaaaaaaactattaaaaaaaaacagctgtatCATCCTCTATCCTCTTTTTTTGGAGCATCATTATTATTTCACGACTGTGCTGTCCGTTTTGTGAATGTCCCTGTTGTTTTTCAGCAATCTGCttgtaaatatttgtgttttttatatttcGTTCACTAATCTGATGGTTTTTCCTGGAGGCTGCAGTGTGAAGCTCGATCTCgggttgggtgtgtgtgtggggggcggGCGGTCGCTGTgggagaggggcggggtcagggGTGAGAGGAGGGGAGGGGATATCCTGAGGGTTTAAAAGCAACTGTTTGTCCAGCTGAAAGCACATTCTGACCTGAACACATCACAAGCTCATTCTCTGTGATCATTTAGATCGCTGATATTTTAAACACTGAAAGATCTTTGGAGGAATGAATGCCATGGACAACATGACTGCCGACTACAGCCAAGACGACTAcgatgagacattaaacaactCAATGTGTGACTTCGACGAGTGGGAACCGTCATATTCGCTGATTCCTGTGCTTTACATGCTCATCTTCATCCTTGGCCTCACTGGGAACGGTGTGGTCATCTTCACCGTATGGAGGTCCCAGTCCAAACGGAGAGCTGCGGATATCTACATTGGAAACCTGGCTCTTGCTGACCTGACCTTTGTGGTGACCCTGCCACTGTGGGCTGTCTACACCGCTCTGGGATACCACTGGCCCTTTGGGGTGGCCCTCTGCAAGGTCAGCAGCTACGTGGTGTTGCTCAACATGTACGCCAGCGTCTTCTGCCTCACCTGCCTGAGCCTGGACCGCTACATGGCCATCGTTCACTCCCTCACCAGCACTCAGCTGCGGACCAGAGGACACATGCAGGCCTCGCTGGCCGCCATCTGGATCCTCTCAGGTGTGCTGGCAGCTCCGACGCTGCTATTCCGCACCACGGTGTACGACACCGAGACCAACCGCACCTCCTGCGCCATGGACTTCAGCCTGGTGGTGAGCAAACCAGGCCAGGAGGCCTTTTGGATCGCCGGCCTCAGCATCTCCTCCACCGCTCTTGGCTTTCTGATCCCCCTTCTGGCCATGATGGTGTGCTACGGATTCATCGGCTGCACCGTCACACGTCACTTCAACAGCCTGCGCAAGGAGGACCAGCGCAAGCGTCGCCTGCTCAAGATCATCACCACATTGGTGGTGGTGTTTGCTGCATGCTGGATGCCCTTCCACATTGTGAAGACCATGGACGCTCTTTCATACCTGAACCTGGCTCCTGACTCCTGCACCTTCCTGAACCTCCTTCTTCTGGCTCATCCCTACGCAACCTGCCTGGCGTACGTCAACAGCTGCCTCAACCCACTCCTCTACGCCTTCTTCGACCTCCGCTTCCGCTCCCAGTGCCTCTGCCTCCTCAACCTGAAGAAAGCCCTTCACGCCAGTCCTGCCAGCTCCCTTTCTTCACAGAAGACCGAGGCCCAGTCGCTGGCTACTAAGGTGTGAGGAGGTGAGTGGAAGGGTGACGCAGAATTGGGGTGACAAGTAAGCATCTACCCTCGAACTCTTAAATCCTTCACAAGAACTCAAAGGTAACTCCGTTGATTTGGGGGACAAGCAGACTTTCCTTTTGTATCTGACTGTGGGAACTTGAGGAACCAGTTTCCCCCATCCCGGGACATTACATAGGTACTCTGTGAACTGCAAAGGAGAATTTTCTGATTGTGAAGAACTTGATACAGTCTGTTTGTCCTGGAGACCACAAGCAGTACTCAGACTCAGCTGCACTCCAGACGTGCGGGACAGGGTTGAGTGTACGCTGGGGAGAACGAGTGAGAGATTTTTGGTTGCCCTCCGCTTCTACATCTCTGTGGCCCCAGATTTGCTTCTGGAGCTTCATAGACTTTCATGGAGCTGCAGGGTGGTGGGTGGTCCACGGAGGGGTTGCAGAATAATTTATGGACTCTTGAAACTCTTTGAAACTGTATTAGTGCATTTAACCATGCTCCTTACTGTCTtgttgtttttctcagtcgcttgtTTATCTTTTGTCCTTTAAGCACTTGTAAATGAGGGGCAGAGATAAGAACCCTGGTGGCCAGTCTGTCTTATCTAAACCTTCAAGATTGGGGAGGGAGGGATGGGTGTCTTACTTGAGAAGAAGTGTTGCAGCTTGATTAGAGACTTTCAGGGGGGGAGGTGGGTGTTTTGGGGGAGACGAAAACATGGAGGGGGGTGaactcagacagacagatggcAGTTGACAAATGTTGTCGGGGAAAAGGGACGTCCAATTAATAGGTGGCAGCTTCGACAGATGAGATACTGTGTGAGCTATAATGAAATGTGTGCTAgatgaatttttattttgaaataaacttCTGTATGATGCTTTTATGCAGTACTCTATGAATAAAACGTGTATAATGAATTTTTAAGTTTGTGCCTCTTTTTGAATCATCCGTTAAAGCTCATGGATTCAATGGTAACATTTCGACATGTGTCCTGTTTCCCTTTTAACGCGGGAGGGAATGAGAGTAGTTCAAAATAGTAGTTCAGCCAGTTCAAAATCAAAGTAAGTGAAGCAGGTAAGCAGgaaatgcatgtttaaacctGATTTCCTTGCGTTTCTTGTTTTGATAGGCAACACTATAAGGACCAATTTGCACTTATAAAAAAGATCATGTCATAACATTTAAGACTTAAGCCCTTTAAGTAAATATCGTCAcatatttgcaatttttttttttaaaccatttgaaagAATTTTGAAAGTGTTCcattttgattgtatttatttaatgcatttaattattgGAATATATGAGACATCTTTTTGGTATTctgcaacaacattttttttttttttttaagaaatgcgtACTCTGCATATGTCTGCATATGCACTGATGTCTTCAGCATGGACTGATATTTGTCCTTCACATTAAAGGGTTTTTGGTTATTAGCAATAACATAAACAACCGACATAACAACAGTATATGCATCAAGAAGAAAAGAATTATGAAACCACAAAGGTTTAACACTTTATAAAAACTttcttatatatttacaaaacatgGGAATATGTAATGAAACACAAAAAGCACAAAAACtgtactttttaattaatatatcaaAAGAATTCATTTGTGGAGACATTTTCACGCATTCCTTACTATGTATAAAAGTATTAGctgaattaataaatgtaaatgtgaggaAATACTAACAGATATAATAGATATAAGATAGTGGACTAAACATGCTACAGTAGAGAGATTATGAGACGGGTGAAACTCATGTCTGTTGAGTGGAAACAAAAAGCAGAAGCAAGAGGCAGGGACTTTAAAATAGTGGAGGAAAATTGAAAGACTAATGGGTGTTTCTTTTATATAAATAGCCCATAGaggcagcacaagtgtgttttgTACTTTATGTATGTTGTGGGCTAGAGACCACTTTAGTGTTTATTGTGGTTTGTTTATTTGGTTTCCGTCAGGGCTGTGAAGTGAAACATATGCAGTAGAAGACAGGAAATAGATTTTTAGTTGACCAGTTTTATGTCCTGTTTTAACACAGTTGAATGTGAGCTTGTATTtatgaatgaattattaaataatgaatgtataaatgGAAGAACAACAGAAGAACAGGGT includes these proteins:
- the LOC128021393 gene encoding apelin receptor B-like, translating into MNAMDNMTADYSQDDYDETLNNSMCDFDEWEPSYSLIPVLYMLIFILGLTGNGVVIFTVWRSQSKRRAADIYIGNLALADLTFVVTLPLWAVYTALGYHWPFGVALCKVSSYVVLLNMYASVFCLTCLSLDRYMAIVHSLTSTQLRTRGHMQASLAAIWILSGVLAAPTLLFRTTVYDTETNRTSCAMDFSLVVSKPGQEAFWIAGLSISSTALGFLIPLLAMMVCYGFIGCTVTRHFNSLRKEDQRKRRLLKIITTLVVVFAACWMPFHIVKTMDALSYLNLAPDSCTFLNLLLLAHPYATCLAYVNSCLNPLLYAFFDLRFRSQCLCLLNLKKALHASPASSLSSQKTEAQSLATKV